A stretch of DNA from Allomeiothermus silvanus DSM 9946:
GAGGCCAGCCGGGCCTGAGCCGCTTCCCAAGCCGGCATATCCAGCACCAACCACTCCTGCCTAAGGATGTCGTAGACGTTGAGGCCCTCGGGAGCCAGGGTGCGGACCCAGGGCAGGTTGCGCGCGGCACGGCGTACCAACTCGTTCGCGGTGACCAGCAACACGGTCTGTGAACCGTCTAGGCCTGCGCCGGTGGCCCAAGCCAAGAACTCCTTGGTCTTGCCGTTCACCCCCTCAAAGCCCTCGGCGATGAGAAGCTTGCCGTCTTTAGCCCGATCGGCCAGGGCCATGGCGAGGCCCAGCTTGCGCACCTTTTTAGGCAACGTGTAGGAGTAGTCCCGCGGCTGGGGCCCAAAGACCGTGCCGCCACCTACAAAGATAGGGGCCCCGTAATCACCGTGGCGGGCCCGACCGGTGTGCTTTTGGCTATACATCTTTTTGGTGGTGAAGTTCACCATGCCGCGGGTCTTGGTGGCGGCAGTCCCAGCCCGGCGCTTGGCCATCTGCCACTTGACCACCTCGTAGAGCACGTGGGGGTTGACCTCGGGCAGGGTGGCCTCGAGGTCGCGGGCCTTCTGACCCTTAGCGGAGAGCACAGAAAGGGTAACCATTATTTACCACCCCCTTGCTTCGCGGGGGTCCGCACGGTCTCGCGCACTACCACCAAGGTGCCATTGGCTCCAGGAACCGCGCCCTTTACCAGGATCAGGTTTTCCTCGGGAACCACATCCACCACCTCGAGGTTTTGCACCGTCACCCGTTCGCCGCCCATCCGTCCGGCCATCTTCTTGCCCTTGTAGACCCGGCCCGGGGTCTTGCGGTTGCCGATGGAGCCAGGATGGCGGTGTACCTTGTGCGCACCGTGGGTAGCGTTCCCACCGGCGAAGTTCCAGCGTTTCATCACGCCCTGGAAGCCCCGACCCTTGGAGGTGCCGGTCACATCTACCTTCTCGCCCGCCGCGAAGATCTCCACGGTTACGGTGTCACCTTCCGGGCTGAAGCCCCGAATCTCCTTGAGGTAACGTACTGGCTCCACCCCGGCTTTAGCAAAGTGTCCCTTCAAGGGTTTATTGACCCGCTGGGCCTTTTGCGGGCGGAAGCCGAGTTGCACCGCCTCGTAACCATCCTTATCCGGGGTACGGCGCTGGACCACCGGGCAAGGCCCGGCCAGGATCACCGTCACCGGCACGGCCCGGTCGTTTTTCCAGACCTGGGTCATCCCTATTTTGGTGCCGAGAATCCCCTTCATGATCTACCTGCCACGGTTTTGATCTCGATCTCGACCCCGGTGGGGAGGTCGAGGGTCATCAGGCTCTCGATGGTCTTGCGGTTGGGGTTGTTGATGTCCACCAAACGGTTATGGGTCCGTAGCTCGAAGTGCTCACGGCTGTCCTTGTGCTTGAAAGGGCCGCGCAGCACGGTAAAGCGGCGAACCCGGGTGGGCAAGGGCACCGGACCACTCACCTGGGCACCGGTGCGGCGGGCCGTCTCTACGATCTTGGCCGCTGAGGCGTCCAGGCTCTTGTGGTCGAAGCCCCGTAACTTGATGCGGATCTTGGGCATTCTCCCTCGCCTCCTACTCCAAGATTTTGGTCACGACGCCAGCGCCGACGGTACGTCCACCTTCACGGATCGCGAAGCGCAGACCTTCCTCCAGGGCAATGGGTTTGATCAGCTGCACGGTGAAGGTGATGTTATCCCCCGGCATCACCATCTCCACCCCCGCCGGCAGCGTCACATCCCCCGTCACGTCGGTGGTGCGGAAGTAAAACTGCGGACGGTACCCCGTGAAAAACCCCGTGTGCCGTCCCCCTTCCTCCTTCTTCAGCACGTACACCGACGCCTCAAACTTGGTGTGCGGGGTGATGCTCCCAGGCTTCGCCAGCACCTGCCCCCGCTCCACCTCTTCCCGGCTCACCCCACGCAGCAGCAGCCCTACGTTGTCCCCCGCTATCCCCTCGTTCAGGGTCTTGCGGTGCATCTCCACCCCCGTCACCACCGTCTTCTTGGTGTCGGTCAGGCCCACAATCTCCACTTCCTCCCCTACCTTGATCTTCCCCCGCTCGATCCTCCCCGTCGCTACCGTTCCCCGCCCGGTGATCGTGAAAACATCCTCCACCGGCATCAGGAACGGCTTATCCACATCCCGCTGCGGCGTGGGTATGTACGCGTCGATCGCATCCAGCAACTCCCAGATCCGATCCACCCACTCGTTCTCCCCGCGCTGCGTCTTGGGATGGGCCTGCATATGTTCCAACGCCTTCAGCGCTGAACCCCGGATGATCGGCGTATCGTCCCCGGGAAATTCATACTGCGACAGCAGATCCCGCACCTCCATCTCCACCAAGTCCAACAGCTCGGCGTCGTCCACCATGTCCACCTTGTTCAGGAACACCACGATGTACGGCACCCCTACCTGCCGTGCCAGCAATATATGTTCCCGGGTCTGCGGCATCGGTCCGTCCGCCGCCGATACCACCAATATCGCCCCGTCCATCTGTGCCGCACCCGTGATCATGTTCTTCACATAATCCGCGTGCCCAGGACAGTCCACGTGTGAATAGTGCCGCTTCTCCGTCTCGTACTCCACGTGCGCCGTGTTGATCGTGATCCCCCGCGCCTTCTCCTCCGGCGCCTTGTCGATCTGGTCGTACGCCTGTACCTCGATGCTGGGGTTCGCCGCCGCCGCTACAAACGTGATCGCCGCCGTTAGCGTGGTCTTCCCGTGGTCCACGTGACCAATCGTCCCTACGTTCACGTGTGGCTTCGTCCTCTCAAATACGCCCTTCGCCATGATTCTCTCCTTACACACGCATGCGGGCGCTTTAGGCAAGCGCCCGCGTCAAAAGTCTCACTGGCCTTTGACCAACTTTTCCTGGATGTTCTTGGGAACTTCAGCGTAGTGATCGAAGAACATCACGAAGGAAGCCCGGCCCTGGGTCTTGGAACGCAGATCGGTGGCGTAACCAAACATCTCCGCTAGCGGTACGTACGCCCGCACGATCTGGGCATTGCCGCGAGGTTCCATTCCTAGGATCTGGCCGCGGCGGCTGTTGAGGTCACCGATCACATCGCCCAGGTAGTCCTCAGGGGTAGTCACCTCGACCCGCATGATGGGCTCGAGTATTGCGCTCCCACCCTTTTGCACAGCCTCCTTGATGGCCATCGAACCGGCAATCTTGAAGGCCATCTCGCTGGAGTCCACCTCGTGGTAGCTGCCATCGTACAGCGTGACTTTGACATCCACGATGGGGAAACCCACCAAGGGCCCGGATTGCATCGCTTCCTCAATGCCTTTTTGCACGGCGGGGATGTACTCTTTGGGGATCACCCCGCCCACGATGGCGTTGACGAACTCAAAGCCCGATCCGCGCGGCAGGGGCTCAGCTTTGATCTTGACGTGACCGTACTGGCCACGACCGCCTGACTGACGGACGAACTTGCCCTCCACGTCCACCGCTTTGGTGATGGTCTCGCGGTAGGCCACCTGGGGCTCACCCACGTTGGCCTCAACCTTGAATTCGCGCTTGAGGCGATCCACGATGATCTCTAGGTGCAGCTCACCCATCCCGGAGATGATGGTCTGGCCGGTCTCGGGGTGGGTGGAAACCCGGAAGGTGGGGTCTTCTTCAGCCAAGCGGGCCAGGCCTTGGGAGAGCTTGTCCTGGTCGGCCTTGGTTTTGGGCTCGATGGCGATGTCGATCACCGGGTCAGGAACCTCGATGGACTCGAGGATCACCGGCTGGTCGCCGTCACCCACCAAGGTATCGCCGGTGATGGTGTCTTTAAGGCCCACTACCGCACCCAGGTCTCCGGCCCGCAGGATCTCCACTTCTTCGCGGTGGTTGGCGTGCATCTTGAGGAGACGGGCTACCCGCTCCTTGCGGCCTTTGGTCGTGTTTTGCACATACGAGCCGCTGGTCATAGTGCCCGAGTAGATGCGCACGAAGGTCAACCGGCCTACGTACGGATCAGCCATGATCTTGAAGGCCAAGGCCGCCAGCGGGCCCTCGGGGTCGGCAGGGCGCTCGACCTCTTCGCCATCCGCGGTCTTACCTTTGACCGGGGGGATGTCGAGCGGGGAGGGCAGGTAATCCACCACCGCGTCGAGCACCAACTGCACCCCCTTGTTCTTGAGCGAGGAGCCCAAGAACACCGGGAAGATCTGCATGGCGATGGTGCCCTTGCGGATCGCCGCCACCAGTTCGGCCTCAGAGGGCGGCTCTCCCTCGAGGTACTTCATCATGATGTTCTCGTCGAAGTCAGCGGCGACCTGGATCAACTCGTCATGCCACTTGCGGGCTTCCTCGAGGTACTCGGCAGGGATCTCGCCGACCTTGATGTCGGTACCCAGGTCGTTGCCGTAGGTATAGGCCTTCATGCGCAGCAAGTCGATGATGCCGTGGAAGGTGTCTTCCCGACCCATCGGAAGCTGCATCAGCACCGGCCGAGCCCCCAGCCGCTCCTTCATGGAGTTGACGGTGAGCCAGATATCGGCTCCGGTCTTGTCCATCTTGTTGGCGAAGGCTATGCGGGGGACCCGGTACTTGTCCGCCTGACGCCATACCGTCTCGGACTGAGGCTCCACCCCCTGGCTGCCGTCGAAGACCGCCACCGCACCGTCCAGCACCCGCATGGAGCGCTCGACTTCGATGGTGAAATCTACGTGGCCGGGGGTATCGATGATGTTGATGGTGTACTCGGCGTTGTTGTGCTTCCACACCGCGGTGGTGGCGGCGGCGGTGATGGTGATGCCCCGCTCGCGCTCTTGCTCCATCCAGTCCATGGTGGCAGCACCCTCGTGCACCTCACCGATCTTGTGGATGCGGCCGGTGTAGTAGAGGATGCGCTCGGTAGTGGTGGTCTTCCCCGCGTCGATGTGGGCGGCGATGCCGATGTTACGAACTTTGGTTAGATCGTAGCCAGTCTTGACGGCCATAGTTACCACCGGTAGTGGGCGTAGGCTCGGTTGGCTTCGGCCATGCGCTCCACATCTTCTTTCTTCTTCACAGCCCCGCCCTTGCCTTCGGCGGCCTCGAGCAGCTCCGCGGCGAGGCGGGCAGCAGCTCCGCGCTCGGGGCGCCCCTCGGCAGCGTTAGAGATCCAGCGCAGGGCCAAGGTCTGCTGGCGGCGGGGGGAGACCTCTACCGGAACCTGGTAGTTGGCCCCGCCCACCCGGCGGCTGCGCACCTCGACCCGGGGGCGCACGTTATCCACGGCCTGACGGAAGACCTTGAGGGGCTCCTGGCCGCTTTTCTCCTGAATGATCTTGCAGGCATCGTAAAAGATACGGGCCGCCAGGTTTTTCTTGCCCTCGCGCATGATGCGGTTGATAAAGGCCGAAACCACCACGTCCCCATACACCAGGTCTGGGCTCAGAGGGCGCACTTCTGCTTGTCTTCTGCGCGACATACTCTCTCCTACTTCTTCTTGCCCGCAGCAGCCTTGGCGTCGCCCTTGGGCTTCTTGGCCCCGTACTTGCTGCGGCTTTTCTTGCGGTCTTTGACGCCCTGGGTGTCGAAGACCCCGCGCACGATGTGGTAGCGCACCCCGGGCAGGTCCTTCACACGCCCGCCCCGGATCAGCACCACGCTGTGCTCCTGGAGGTTGTGACCCTCGCCGGGGATGTAAGCGGTCACCTCGTACTGGCTCGAGAGCCGCACCTTGGCAACCTTACGCAAGGCCGAGTTGGGCTTTTTGGGGGTCACGGTACGTACCACCGTGCATACCCCCCGGCGGAAGGGACTCCCCTTCAAAGCGGGCACTTTGCTCTTCTTGATGACCGGAGCACGACCCTTGCGTAGCAGTTGGTTGATCGTTGGCAGTGTAACCACTCCTTTCAACAATTTCGGCTTCAAGCCAAACCCCGCACCTTGCGCTCGGGGGATGCTGCTTCGGGCCTTGGGCCTTCAGAGCAGATGCACAAGGATGGCCTTGTGCGCGTTGCGCTCGGTGCGGGGTTTCCCGGCGAGAGGCGATCCAGAGCGGTTTAGGCTCCGATTTCGCCCCTGGATTCTCAAGAATCGCTGTCGGTGCTCCGACTTGCGCGGGTTGTCCGCCCAGCGCAACCGATGGAACCTCAGGGCTAGGGGCTAGCCTTGAGGCGACGCAACCCTGAAAGTATACAGGGGCGCTACGTCTTAAGCAAGGGGTTGTAATCGGTCAACACATTTGAGACTCTTTGAGGAACCGACTCCTCTTGCATCTTAGCCAAAAACTCCAGCGGAGCAAGACCCCCCAGGGCCATGTGCAGACTTGACCGATATACAGCCCTTGGGGTAGAGAAAGATCATGACTCTGCGCCAGGCGCTATCTCAGGTCCCGGACCCCCGGGCCCACAACCGGCGGTACCCCCTGTGGGGCCTTCTGGCCCTCATCCTGGTGGCCTTCCTGAGCCGCGTGGACTCCCTGCGCGGCGTGGAACGCTTTGCCCGCGCCAACCCCCACCTCTTGCCCCACCTGGGCCTGCGCAAGGCCCCAGGCCACACCGCCATCACCCTTCTCCTTCACCGCCTGGATCCTGAGAAGCTCCAGGCGGCCCTTG
This window harbors:
- the rplD gene encoding 50S ribosomal protein L4, translated to MVTLSVLSAKGQKARDLEATLPEVNPHVLYEVVKWQMAKRRAGTAATKTRGMVNFTTKKMYSQKHTGRARHGDYGAPIFVGGGTVFGPQPRDYSYTLPKKVRKLGLAMALADRAKDGKLLIAEGFEGVNGKTKEFLAWATGAGLDGSQTVLLVTANELVRRAARNLPWVRTLAPEGLNVYDILRQEWLVLDMPAWEAAQARLASQGKGGEA
- the rplC gene encoding 50S ribosomal protein L3, with protein sequence MKGILGTKIGMTQVWKNDRAVPVTVILAGPCPVVQRRTPDKDGYEAVQLGFRPQKAQRVNKPLKGHFAKAGVEPVRYLKEIRGFSPEGDTVTVEIFAAGEKVDVTGTSKGRGFQGVMKRWNFAGGNATHGAHKVHRHPGSIGNRKTPGRVYKGKKMAGRMGGERVTVQNLEVVDVVPEENLILVKGAVPGANGTLVVVRETVRTPAKQGGGK
- the rpsJ gene encoding 30S ribosomal protein S10: MPKIRIKLRGFDHKSLDASAAKIVETARRTGAQVSGPVPLPTRVRRFTVLRGPFKHKDSREHFELRTHNRLVDINNPNRKTIESLMTLDLPTGVEIEIKTVAGRS
- the tuf gene encoding elongation factor Tu — encoded protein: MAKGVFERTKPHVNVGTIGHVDHGKTTLTAAITFVAAAANPSIEVQAYDQIDKAPEEKARGITINTAHVEYETEKRHYSHVDCPGHADYVKNMITGAAQMDGAILVVSAADGPMPQTREHILLARQVGVPYIVVFLNKVDMVDDAELLDLVEMEVRDLLSQYEFPGDDTPIIRGSALKALEHMQAHPKTQRGENEWVDRIWELLDAIDAYIPTPQRDVDKPFLMPVEDVFTITGRGTVATGRIERGKIKVGEEVEIVGLTDTKKTVVTGVEMHRKTLNEGIAGDNVGLLLRGVSREEVERGQVLAKPGSITPHTKFEASVYVLKKEEGGRHTGFFTGYRPQFYFRTTDVTGDVTLPAGVEMVMPGDNITFTVQLIKPIALEEGLRFAIREGGRTVGAGVVTKILE
- the fusA gene encoding elongation factor G; this encodes MAVKTGYDLTKVRNIGIAAHIDAGKTTTTERILYYTGRIHKIGEVHEGAATMDWMEQERERGITITAAATTAVWKHNNAEYTINIIDTPGHVDFTIEVERSMRVLDGAVAVFDGSQGVEPQSETVWRQADKYRVPRIAFANKMDKTGADIWLTVNSMKERLGARPVLMQLPMGREDTFHGIIDLLRMKAYTYGNDLGTDIKVGEIPAEYLEEARKWHDELIQVAADFDENIMMKYLEGEPPSEAELVAAIRKGTIAMQIFPVFLGSSLKNKGVQLVLDAVVDYLPSPLDIPPVKGKTADGEEVERPADPEGPLAALAFKIMADPYVGRLTFVRIYSGTMTSGSYVQNTTKGRKERVARLLKMHANHREEVEILRAGDLGAVVGLKDTITGDTLVGDGDQPVILESIEVPDPVIDIAIEPKTKADQDKLSQGLARLAEEDPTFRVSTHPETGQTIISGMGELHLEIIVDRLKREFKVEANVGEPQVAYRETITKAVDVEGKFVRQSGGRGQYGHVKIKAEPLPRGSGFEFVNAIVGGVIPKEYIPAVQKGIEEAMQSGPLVGFPIVDVKVTLYDGSYHEVDSSEMAFKIAGSMAIKEAVQKGGSAILEPIMRVEVTTPEDYLGDVIGDLNSRRGQILGMEPRGNAQIVRAYVPLAEMFGYATDLRSKTQGRASFVMFFDHYAEVPKNIQEKLVKGQ
- the rpsG gene encoding 30S ribosomal protein S7 codes for the protein MSRRRQAEVRPLSPDLVYGDVVVSAFINRIMREGKKNLAARIFYDACKIIQEKSGQEPLKVFRQAVDNVRPRVEVRSRRVGGANYQVPVEVSPRRQQTLALRWISNAAEGRPERGAAARLAAELLEAAEGKGGAVKKKEDVERMAEANRAYAHYRW
- the rpsL gene encoding 30S ribosomal protein S12; this translates as MPTINQLLRKGRAPVIKKSKVPALKGSPFRRGVCTVVRTVTPKKPNSALRKVAKVRLSSQYEVTAYIPGEGHNLQEHSVVLIRGGRVKDLPGVRYHIVRGVFDTQGVKDRKKSRSKYGAKKPKGDAKAAAGKKK